A portion of the Ricinus communis isolate WT05 ecotype wild-type chromosome 10, ASM1957865v1, whole genome shotgun sequence genome contains these proteins:
- the LOC8283343 gene encoding uncharacterized protein LOC8283343, whose amino-acid sequence MMVQLFFICLVYAVGADCDGDKIELLLSQVEGKDITELIASGREKLASVPSGGGVAVGTAASAAAKTKKEEKVEEKEESDGNRSTVEIERMKNMSETREVPRRESPWGISEGQHRQPKAHRCNDRAEDVIQACFEGNPFKTVPGPFKLFWQCMRSKPGEEPTEPYTYLQIEPPKRGEA is encoded by the exons ATGATGGTCCAATTgttttttatatgtttggtgtatgcagttggagctgaTTGTGATGGTGATAAGATTgaacttcttctttctcaagtCGAGGGTAAGGATATAACAGAGCTTATTGCTTCTGGTCGGGAGAAGTTGGCATCAGTGCCTTCCGGTGGTGGTGTTGCTGTTGGTACTGCTGCCTCAGCTGCAGCTAAGACAAAGAAGGAGGAAAAAGTGGAGGAGAAAGAGGAGTCAGATGGT AATCGATCGACGGTTGAAATAGAAAGGATGAAAAATATGAGCGAGACAAGGGAAGTGCCTCGGAGAGAGAGTCCCTGGGGAATATCAGAAGGACAACATCGTCAACCAAAGGCACACAGATGCAATGATCGTGCTGAGGATGTTATCCAA GCTTGCTTTGAGGGAAATCCATTTAAAACAGTTCCAGGACCTTTTAAGCTCTTTTGGCAATGCATGCGCTCCAAACCTGG GGAGGAACCAACAGAGCCTTACACTTATTTGCAGATAGAACCCCCAAAGAGAGGTGAAGCTTGA